One Pseudorhodobacter turbinis DNA segment encodes these proteins:
- the glmM gene encoding phosphoglucosamine mutase, with amino-acid sequence MSKDLFGTDGVRGQANSWPMTAEVALRLGAAAGRHFRRDKQEHRVVIGKDTRLSGYMIETALTAGFTSTGMNVFVLGPVPTPAIGYLTHSLRADVGVMISASHNPAIDNGIKFFGPDGFKLSDDDEASIQNLLGQDIALAAPENIGRARRLDDARGRYIEYAKTTFPGRKRLDGLRIVIDCANGAAYRTAPAVLWELGAEVIPIGVEPDGFNINAECGSTYPQTAARKVRESRADIGICLDGDADRVILIDETGHIIDGDQIMGLIASHWAREGRLQGNALVATVMSNLGLERFLESKGIGLERTAVGDRHVVEMMRAKGHNLGGEQSGHIVMTDYATTGDGVIGALQFLAAMVETGKKASQLGRVFDLVPQKLVNIRYARDKAPLDSDEVQQAIADGEATLGTSGRLLIRKSGTEPLIRVMGEAEDQALLNEVVDKIVDCVNRAS; translated from the coding sequence ATGTCCAAAGATTTGTTCGGCACTGACGGGGTGCGCGGTCAGGCAAACAGTTGGCCCATGACCGCAGAGGTGGCTTTGCGCCTCGGGGCGGCAGCGGGGCGGCATTTCCGGCGCGACAAGCAAGAGCATCGCGTCGTAATCGGCAAGGATACACGCCTGTCCGGCTATATGATCGAAACCGCGCTGACGGCGGGTTTTACCTCTACAGGGATGAATGTTTTTGTGCTGGGGCCCGTGCCCACGCCGGCCATCGGTTATCTGACGCACTCATTGCGGGCTGATGTCGGGGTGATGATTTCGGCCAGCCACAACCCTGCCATCGACAATGGTATCAAGTTTTTCGGGCCGGACGGCTTCAAGCTTAGTGACGATGACGAAGCCAGCATCCAGAACCTTCTGGGACAGGACATCGCCCTTGCCGCGCCTGAAAACATCGGGCGCGCCCGGCGGCTGGATGATGCCCGCGGGCGCTATATCGAATATGCCAAGACCACCTTTCCGGGCCGTAAACGGCTGGACGGGCTGCGCATTGTGATCGATTGCGCCAATGGTGCCGCATATCGCACTGCGCCCGCCGTTTTGTGGGAATTGGGCGCCGAAGTGATCCCGATCGGGGTGGAGCCGGACGGCTTCAACATCAATGCCGAATGCGGATCCACCTATCCCCAAACCGCAGCGCGCAAGGTGCGCGAAAGCCGCGCCGATATTGGCATCTGCCTTGACGGGGATGCCGACCGCGTCATCCTGATCGACGAGACCGGCCATATCATCGACGGTGACCAGATCATGGGGCTGATTGCCTCGCATTGGGCGCGTGAAGGGCGACTTCAGGGCAATGCCTTGGTGGCAACTGTCATGTCCAACCTCGGGCTGGAACGCTTCTTGGAAAGTAAGGGCATCGGGCTGGAACGTACCGCCGTGGGCGACCGCCATGTGGTGGAGATGATGCGCGCCAAAGGCCACAATCTGGGCGGCGAACAATCGGGCCATATCGTGATGACCGATTACGCGACCACCGGCGACGGGGTTATCGGGGCGCTGCAGTTTTTGGCCGCCATGGTCGAAACCGGCAAAAAGGCCAGCCAATTGGGCCGGGTGTTTGACCTGGTCCCGCAAAAGCTGGTCAATATTCGCTATGCCCGCGACAAGGCCCCCTTGGACAGCGACGAGGTACAACAGGCCATCGCAGACGGTGAGGCCACCCTTGGCACAAGCGGCAGGCTCTTGATCCGCAAATCCGGCACCGAACCTTTGATCCGTGTTATGGGCGAGGCTGAAGATCAGGCCCTGCTTAACGAAGTTGTCGATAAAATCGTGGATTGTGTGAACCGCGCCTCTTGA
- a CDS encoding calcium-binding protein, with product MGKIISASRISWDNDGADAEGPVQGATQPWFEIDGSAKDGIEFLLHAGRGLWAGAFSLSNGTIQHNSTTYTADSFVQLGSARVVRDLFDVLERDSTGQTATSRGYFSGQSGQAGDAGQLLLTQVGGLTLAVAALPGQAGLSTFEYSPGTQPVLRDTLGDSDTLYLADPVGLASVTLDGDTYVYAASSSEPGISAFQLSATGKLTEVGTLTIEDGLWVSNTTNIVSVTAAGQPFLLVSAAGSNSLSVVKPGPDGQMVVVDHMLDDLSMRFDDATLMETLVVGDRTYIAVSGSDNGISLFSLLPNGQLLHLETLEDTQTLGLDSLSALSLSAQSGLIHLVASSETEAGLTHIVYDPGEGLQLAGKNGGAALTGGAADDILLDGDGEDQLTGGAGADLFVLQADGKKDTITDFQIATDRIDVSAWKGLYSTLQLNVVSQSYGVDIRYGDELLILRSANGSRLSLDDLLDIDVLGIARLSPPSPPAGIELDFQGTDDDDSMESDANDNTLWGLAGDDSLFGWDGNDTLFGGDDSDMLFGGYGNDILDGGAGHDVLRGGEGHDALYGGTGADSLYGEGGDDALWGDSSTDVLYGGNGNDTLTGGTGADTLYGGDGDDRLLSNTGVDLLYGGAGDDWISPGNGADLAYGGSGNDTIIGRTGWDTLYGGEGDDELYGSEGVDLLYGDAGDDFLSGGFGYDEIYGGDGNDEIYGNIGNDDLYGGAGNDALYGATGDDLLEGGDGDDVLYGAQGVDTLIGGAGNDFLRGGTLADTFIFDRGHDQDTISGLETQDEIYLSTELTGGLTDAADIVARFRTEVDGQLALSFDQGDMIIFDEDLSSAELIETIFTF from the coding sequence GTGGGTAAGATCATTAGCGCATCGCGCATATCATGGGATAACGACGGTGCAGATGCGGAAGGGCCGGTACAGGGCGCAACGCAACCGTGGTTTGAAATAGACGGTAGTGCCAAGGATGGCATTGAGTTCCTGCTGCATGCCGGGCGGGGTCTGTGGGCGGGGGCCTTCAGCCTGTCAAACGGCACAATACAGCATAACAGCACGACCTATACCGCGGACAGCTTTGTCCAGCTCGGCTCGGCACGAGTCGTGCGCGATCTGTTTGATGTACTGGAACGCGACAGCACAGGGCAAACCGCCACATCGCGCGGCTATTTCTCGGGGCAGTCGGGGCAGGCCGGTGATGCAGGGCAACTGTTGCTGACACAGGTGGGTGGCCTTACACTGGCGGTCGCTGCATTGCCCGGACAAGCGGGGCTTTCAACCTTTGAATACAGCCCCGGCACGCAGCCCGTTCTGCGCGATACCCTTGGCGACAGTGATACGCTTTATCTGGCTGACCCCGTGGGGCTGGCCAGTGTTACGCTTGACGGGGATACCTATGTCTACGCTGCATCCTCAAGCGAACCGGGGATCAGCGCATTCCAGCTGAGCGCCACAGGAAAGCTGACCGAGGTCGGGACCTTGACGATCGAGGACGGGCTATGGGTGTCTAACACCACCAATATCGTCTCTGTTACGGCGGCAGGGCAGCCATTTTTGCTGGTCTCGGCCGCAGGCAGCAATTCCCTATCGGTCGTAAAGCCCGGCCCTGACGGCCAGATGGTGGTCGTGGATCATATGCTTGATGATCTAAGCATGCGCTTTGACGATGCCACCTTGATGGAAACGCTGGTGGTCGGTGACCGCACCTATATCGCGGTCAGCGGCAGTGATAACGGGATTAGCCTGTTTTCGCTTTTGCCGAACGGGCAACTGCTGCACCTTGAAACACTGGAAGATACACAAACGCTGGGGCTGGACAGCCTCAGCGCATTGTCTTTAAGCGCACAAAGCGGCCTGATACATCTGGTTGCAAGCTCCGAAACCGAAGCGGGCCTGACCCATATCGTTTACGATCCGGGTGAAGGGTTGCAGCTTGCGGGCAAGAACGGAGGCGCCGCCCTGACCGGCGGTGCGGCCGATGATATCTTGCTGGACGGCGACGGCGAGGACCAGCTGACCGGCGGCGCGGGTGCCGATTTGTTTGTGCTGCAAGCCGACGGCAAAAAAGACACCATCACCGACTTTCAGATCGCGACCGACCGCATTGATGTCAGCGCATGGAAGGGCCTGTATTCGACATTGCAGCTTAACGTCGTCAGCCAGTCTTATGGTGTCGACATCCGCTATGGCGACGAGCTGCTGATCCTGCGGTCCGCCAATGGCAGCCGTCTTAGCCTTGACGACCTGCTGGATATTGATGTGCTGGGCATTGCCAGACTGTCCCCGCCTTCCCCACCCGCCGGAATAGAGCTGGATTTCCAAGGCACCGATGATGACGATTCCATGGAGAGCGACGCAAACGACAACACTTTGTGGGGCCTCGCCGGCGACGACAGCCTTTTCGGCTGGGACGGCAACGATACATTATTCGGCGGCGACGACAGCGATATGCTGTTTGGCGGTTATGGCAACGATATCCTCGATGGCGGTGCAGGGCATGACGTGCTTCGGGGCGGCGAGGGCCATGATGCGCTTTACGGTGGGACGGGCGCAGATAGCCTTTATGGAGAGGGTGGCGATGATGCGCTTTGGGGCGATAGCTCCACCGATGTCCTATATGGCGGCAACGGCAATGATACGCTGACAGGCGGCACGGGCGCAGACACGCTTTATGGTGGCGACGGCGACGACCGGCTCTTGTCCAACACCGGCGTTGATCTGCTTTATGGTGGGGCCGGAGACGATTGGATCAGCCCCGGCAATGGGGCCGATCTTGCCTATGGCGGTAGCGGCAATGACACGATCATCGGGCGCACCGGCTGGGATACGCTTTATGGCGGCGAAGGCGATGACGAGCTTTACGGCAGCGAAGGCGTGGATCTTCTATATGGTGATGCTGGGGATGATTTCCTGTCGGGCGGCTTTGGCTATGATGAGATTTATGGCGGCGACGGCAATGACGAAATCTATGGCAACATCGGCAATGATGACCTTTATGGCGGGGCCGGTAATGACGCGCTTTATGGCGCCACAGGGGATGATCTTTTGGAGGGCGGCGATGGCGACGACGTGCTTTACGGCGCACAAGGGGTGGACACGCTGATCGGCGGCGCGGGCAATGACTTTTTGCGCGGCGGCACGCTGGCCGATACCTTCATCTTTGATCGCGGCCATGATCAGGACACGATCTCGGGGCTGGAAACCCAGGACGAGATATACCTGTCCACGGAGTTGACCGGCGGGCTAACGGATGCGGCCGATATCGTGGCCCGTTTCCGGACAGAGGTCGACGGGCAGTTAGCGCTATCTTTTGATCAAGGTGACATGATCATCTTTGATGAAGACCTCAGCAGCGCCGAGCTGATCGAAACGATCTTTACGTTCTGA
- a CDS encoding UDP-glucose dehydrogenase family protein, whose amino-acid sequence MKIAMIGTGYVGLVSGVCFSDFGHEVVCVDKDPRKIDMLNRGEVPIYEPGLEDLLAKNVAAGRLTFTLDLAQAVADADAVFIAVGTPTRRGDGHADLTYVMAAAEEIAQAAKDYVVIVTKSTVPVGTNRQVQQVVAKANPGLDFDVASNPEFLREGAAIDDFMKPDRVVVGVQSDRAAEVMSDIYRPLYLRDFPIVITDLESAEMIKYAANAFLATKITFINEIAALCEKVGADIKQVSKGMGMDNRIGNKFLHAGPGYGGSCFPKDTRALARMGQDHAVPMQITETVIKVNDETKRRMVDKLLDMCDGSFNGKTITILGVTFKPNTDDMRDAPSLTIIPSLVGGGARVHVVDPQGRHEGEALLPGVTWNDDPYDAARNADLLVILTEWNEFRALDLTRLAGSMAKARLADLRNIYTAQDARRAGFEAYDSIGRKQLGADGA is encoded by the coding sequence ATGAAAATTGCAATGATCGGAACTGGATATGTCGGGCTTGTATCAGGTGTGTGTTTCTCCGATTTCGGGCATGAGGTGGTCTGCGTCGACAAGGACCCGCGCAAGATTGATATGCTCAACCGTGGCGAAGTGCCTATCTATGAGCCCGGCCTAGAAGACTTGCTGGCCAAAAACGTCGCTGCAGGGCGGCTGACATTCACACTGGATCTGGCGCAAGCGGTGGCCGATGCCGACGCCGTGTTCATCGCCGTAGGCACCCCCACACGCCGCGGCGATGGCCATGCGGACCTGACCTATGTGATGGCCGCCGCCGAAGAGATCGCACAAGCCGCAAAAGATTACGTGGTGATCGTCACCAAATCCACGGTTCCGGTCGGCACCAACCGCCAAGTGCAACAGGTCGTCGCCAAGGCCAATCCGGGCTTGGATTTCGACGTGGCCTCAAACCCTGAGTTCCTGCGCGAAGGGGCCGCCATTGATGATTTCATGAAACCGGACCGCGTGGTCGTGGGCGTGCAATCGGACCGTGCCGCCGAGGTAATGTCCGATATCTACCGCCCGCTCTATCTGCGTGATTTCCCGATTGTCATCACCGATCTGGAAAGCGCCGAGATGATCAAATATGCCGCCAATGCGTTCTTGGCGACCAAGATCACCTTCATCAACGAGATTGCCGCCCTTTGCGAAAAAGTCGGTGCCGATATCAAGCAGGTGTCCAAGGGCATGGGCATGGACAACCGCATCGGCAACAAGTTCTTGCACGCGGGTCCCGGCTATGGCGGATCTTGTTTTCCCAAAGATACGCGCGCGCTTGCCCGTATGGGCCAAGATCATGCCGTACCGATGCAGATCACCGAAACCGTGATCAAGGTGAATGATGAAACCAAACGCCGGATGGTCGACAAGCTTTTGGATATGTGTGACGGCAGCTTTAACGGCAAAACCATCACTATTTTGGGCGTAACCTTCAAACCCAACACCGATGACATGCGCGACGCCCCCAGCCTGACAATCATCCCGTCACTGGTCGGTGGCGGGGCCCGCGTGCATGTGGTGGACCCGCAAGGCCGCCATGAGGGTGAGGCGCTCTTGCCCGGTGTGACGTGGAATGATGACCCTTATGATGCCGCCCGCAACGCAGACCTGCTGGTGATCCTGACCGAATGGAACGAGTTCCGCGCCTTGGATCTGACACGTCTGGCAGGCTCTATGGCCAAGGCGCGGCTTGCCGATCTGCGCAACATCTATACCGCCCAGGATGCACGCCGTGCCGGGTTTGAAGCCTATGACAGCATTGGCCGCAAACAACTTGGTGCCGATGGCGCCTAA